A stretch of the Planktothricoides raciborskii GIHE-MW2 genome encodes the following:
- a CDS encoding sodium:proton antiporter, with protein MEMPFNITLLMVITVMAGITAQVFGDYLKVPSIVFLLLFGILLGPDGFGWLNPHLLGNGLEVIVSLSVALILFEGGLNLELRELGKVSGSLRNLVSIGTLISLIGGGFAAYTFGEFPWPLAFLYAALVVVTGPTVIGPLLKQVQVDRQVAALLEGEGVLIDPVGAILAVLVFDVILNGDADPIRLISGLTIRLGIGSIIGGLGGWFLGWFLKKASNLSEDLKNLVVLAGLWGLYGLSQSIRGESGLMATVIAGMVLSSADIPEVRALRRFKGQLTILAVSVLFILLAADLSLESIVALGWGSVVTVLFLMFVVRPINVWICTINSGLNWRQKLFVSWIAPKGIVSASVASLFSILLTQKGINGGDAIKALVFLTIIFTVVSQGLTAQLVANWLQLTSTKAKGAVIVGSNPVSRLIARLFKERNESVVLIDTNPEAYQEAKQEELRVLLSSALDVKVLEEAGLGSMGTFLAMTSNAEVNLVLAQRAVEEFQPPRVLAVFPQNSPNSPNNQNSPNSPNSPNSPNSQNNPNSQSSPNNKKSSTNGNSKIQQPFTNNLSLKLWNKYLSNGEVKLGETTMKDPGFAFQQAHMQALIRSEELLPLLREREGQLQVHPAAASWQVGDRIIYLLHSPKPTLLQRLSGGVPNQSQSKLTIEKLPKVEEVPMPSSVLLELEIAEKTKEEKAASESNINPLDEFNSLNV; from the coding sequence ATGGAAATGCCTTTTAACATTACCCTGCTGATGGTGATTACCGTCATGGCAGGCATTACAGCCCAAGTGTTCGGTGACTACCTGAAAGTTCCGAGCATTGTTTTTCTATTGTTGTTTGGGATTTTGCTCGGCCCCGATGGTTTTGGCTGGCTGAATCCTCACCTGTTGGGAAATGGCCTAGAAGTAATTGTCTCTCTTTCCGTGGCCTTAATCCTCTTTGAAGGTGGACTCAACCTGGAATTACGGGAACTGGGAAAAGTTTCTGGCAGTTTGCGAAATTTGGTCAGTATCGGCACCTTAATCAGCTTAATCGGTGGGGGCTTTGCCGCCTATACCTTTGGGGAATTTCCCTGGCCATTAGCCTTTCTCTATGCTGCCTTAGTGGTGGTTACAGGGCCAACGGTAATTGGGCCATTACTCAAACAAGTTCAGGTCGATCGCCAAGTTGCCGCCTTGTTAGAAGGAGAAGGAGTTCTCATCGACCCAGTGGGGGCAATTCTCGCGGTCTTAGTGTTTGATGTCATCCTCAATGGCGATGCCGATCCCATTCGCTTGATTAGTGGGTTAACCATTCGCCTGGGTATTGGCAGTATCATCGGCGGTTTGGGCGGTTGGTTTCTCGGCTGGTTTCTCAAAAAGGCCAGTAATCTCTCGGAAGACCTGAAAAATTTAGTAGTCTTAGCCGGGTTATGGGGGCTTTATGGCTTGTCCCAATCCATTCGTGGCGAATCCGGGCTGATGGCTACGGTGATCGCGGGCATGGTGTTGAGTTCTGCCGATATCCCGGAAGTGCGGGCTTTACGGCGGTTTAAAGGACAATTGACCATCTTAGCGGTTTCGGTACTATTTATTTTGCTGGCGGCAGATTTGTCGTTAGAGAGTATCGTGGCTTTGGGTTGGGGCAGTGTGGTCACGGTCTTATTTTTGATGTTTGTAGTCAGACCAATTAATGTTTGGATTTGTACCATTAATAGTGGATTGAATTGGCGACAAAAGCTGTTTGTCAGTTGGATTGCCCCGAAAGGGATTGTTTCCGCATCCGTAGCTTCGTTGTTTTCCATTTTGCTGACCCAAAAAGGAATTAATGGCGGCGATGCGATTAAAGCTTTAGTCTTTTTAACCATTATTTTCACGGTGGTTTCTCAAGGACTAACGGCGCAGTTAGTAGCGAATTGGTTACAGTTAACTTCTACAAAAGCCAAGGGTGCGGTGATTGTCGGATCTAATCCCGTGAGTCGTTTAATTGCCCGGTTGTTTAAAGAACGCAATGAGTCCGTGGTGCTAATTGATACTAATCCAGAAGCCTATCAGGAGGCAAAACAGGAGGAGTTACGGGTATTGTTGAGCAGTGCTCTGGATGTTAAGGTGCTAGAAGAAGCGGGATTGGGTTCAATGGGCACTTTTCTGGCAATGACCAGTAATGCGGAGGTGAATTTGGTGTTAGCTCAAAGGGCTGTTGAAGAATTTCAGCCGCCGCGAGTTTTGGCGGTATTTCCCCAAAATAGCCCAAATAGCCCAAATAACCAAAATAGCCCAAATAGCCCAAATAGCCCAAATAGCCCAAATAGCCAAAATAACCCAAATAGCCAAAGTAGTCCAAATAATAAGAAGAGTTCCACCAATGGGAATAGCAAAATTCAACAGCCTTTTACAAATAATTTGTCTTTGAAGCTGTGGAATAAGTATTTAAGTAATGGTGAGGTGAAGTTGGGGGAAACGACCATGAAAGACCCCGGATTTGCGTTTCAGCAAGCGCATATGCAGGCGTTGATTCGCTCTGAGGAGTTGTTGCCGTTGTTGCGGGAACGGGAAGGACAGTTGCAGGTACATCCCGCTGCCGCATCTTGGCAAGTGGGCGATCGCATTATTTATTTATTGCATTCACCAAAACCAACACTGCTGCAACGGCTTTCTGGGGGTGTCCCCAACCAATCTCAGTCTAAGTTGACTATAGAAAAACTGCCGAAAGTGGAAGAAGTGCCGATGCCTTCTTCTGTATTACTAGAACTGGAGATTGCCGAAAAAACCAAAGAAGAAAAAGCCGCAAGTGAAAGTAATATTAACCCCCTGGATGAATTCAATTCTCTTAATGTTTGA
- a CDS encoding XdhC family protein, with the protein MKEVIQEIQHWFAQGHEVAIATVVAKEGSSPRELGAVLVVNDAGEVAGSVSGGCVESAVVDEAIACLADGIPRLLNYGITDELGLAVGLTCGGTTDIFVDRLKPGLFFDRLVAAIQNQSAFALCTAVSGPNIGAKMLIFGDSSQPPIASLGNSAWDFLVSQDAKVFLTKGLTQLRDYGNLEECDPGETPSTQATQVFIQSFLPPPRLIIIGAIDFSSALCQVGKLLGYHVTICDARSRFATVARFPQADQVEIEWPHHYIESIESTAIDSRTAIVVLTHDPKFDIPALRAAVRTNAGYIGAIGSRRTHSDRVRRLQEIGMDPADMARISSPIGLDIGANTPEETAISIFAEIIALRSGREGGRLTGGNQPIHPR; encoded by the coding sequence ATGAAAGAGGTGATTCAAGAGATTCAGCATTGGTTTGCCCAAGGGCATGAAGTGGCGATTGCTACAGTGGTGGCAAAGGAAGGTTCCAGCCCCAGGGAACTCGGCGCGGTTTTGGTGGTGAATGATGCCGGTGAAGTGGCGGGATCCGTGAGTGGCGGCTGTGTGGAGTCCGCAGTGGTGGATGAGGCGATCGCCTGTCTCGCAGATGGTATTCCGCGACTATTGAATTATGGCATTACCGATGAATTGGGTTTAGCGGTGGGGTTGACCTGCGGGGGAACGACTGATATTTTTGTCGATCGCCTCAAACCGGGGTTATTTTTTGACCGCTTAGTGGCAGCTATCCAAAATCAGTCCGCTTTTGCCCTTTGTACGGCGGTCAGCGGCCCAAATATCGGGGCAAAAATGTTGATTTTTGGTGACTCCAGCCAACCGCCAATCGCTTCTTTGGGCAATTCCGCCTGGGATTTTTTGGTTTCTCAGGACGCCAAAGTATTTTTAACCAAAGGACTGACTCAGTTGCGTGATTACGGCAACTTAGAAGAATGCGATCCAGGAGAAACCCCATCTACACAAGCTACACAAGTTTTTATTCAAAGTTTTCTCCCCCCACCGCGTCTAATTATTATTGGGGCGATCGACTTTAGCAGCGCCTTATGTCAGGTGGGCAAATTGTTGGGCTATCATGTCACCATTTGCGACGCCCGATCGCGCTTTGCCACCGTTGCCCGGTTTCCCCAAGCTGACCAAGTAGAAATCGAATGGCCGCATCATTATATAGAAAGCATAGAAAGCACGGCGATTGATTCCCGCACCGCGATCGTGGTTTTAACCCATGACCCCAAATTTGATATTCCCGCATTGCGGGCAGCAGTCCGCACCAATGCCGGATATATCGGGGCGATCGGCAGCCGTCGCACTCACAGCGATCGCGTCCGGCGCCTTCAGGAAATCGGCATGGATCCGGCTGATATGGCTCGGATTAGTTCCCCCATTGGCTTAGACATTGGGGCAAATACTCCAGAAGAAACGGCCATTTCTATTTTTGCCGAAATCATTGCCTTACGTTCTGGTCGTGAAGGGGGAAGACTCACCGGAGGAAATCAGCCGATTCATCCCCGGTAA
- a CDS encoding SBBP repeat-containing protein, which translates to MPDQQGGNYRTQWTQQLGSQGDDYAFSIAADRLGGIYMAGLTFGDLGSSNAGIDDAWLAKYDTSGNQLWTKQLGTSEGDRAYKMNTDSAGNIYLTGTTKGILGKNSAGDWDAWIGKYDSNGNQLWIQQLGSATTDESSSTATDNAGNTYLTGATWGNLAGSNAGKWDAWIAQYDSNGNQVWAKQIGTPEEDHSYAIAVDNQGNAYLAGYTQGNLFAPNAGNWDAWIAKYDRNGNQIWGQQIGTPSEDQAKGIATDSQGNIYLTGWTEGAMSSENQGSFDAWMAKYDPNGNQLWMQQLGSAGSEGALDLTIDSEDRIYLTGNTWGDLASPNAGNNDAWAAEYNSDGNLLWKRQLGTAGEDLAFGVAVGEPGKLYIGGWTDGAFTQNSGGTDAWLAQLLPNNAPELSDISVEGKENPQITFTAENFLQAFTDSNGDSLVKVQITSLPENGSLTLNGNPVTENQEIETSQLENLKFIPTFGFTGQTSFTWNGYDGMNYAATPATANLTVSANPNEPLEIEWIRQFGSNNDDLSHGVAVDSTGNIYLTGSTLGDLGGANAGNNDAWVAKYDSQGNQLWLQQFGTNTDDYSNGVAVDDTGNVYLMGHVNFPSTEVWITKYDPEGNQLWLQQFGTNTYQFYGDITVDSAGNVYLTGVTLSDLGGATAGGNDAWVAKYDPQGNQIWLQQFGTNFYDYSGGVTVDAGDNVYLTGGTLGDLGGANAGDEDAWIAKYDSSGNQLWLQQFGTNFIDSSFDVAVDSTGNVYLTGETSGNLGGTGLGDVDAWVAKYDPQGNQLWLQQFGTNTYDSSNDVRVDAAGNVYLTGKTEKYLGGSSDLTNDRWVAKYDPEGNQIWRQQFGTGTRNASADVALDDTGNLYLTASTYGDLGGPNAGFRDAWVAKLSHNALQAPVEISGSEADDRLTGGIGNEVLLGYEGNDTLNGNGGNDTLTGVNGSDVFVLASGSGSDVITDFVDGTDMLQLAGDLTFEQLTILPGTDGTLINLGANLLATLTGIDASLITQEDFIF; encoded by the coding sequence ATGCCAGATCAACAGGGTGGAAACTATCGAACCCAATGGACGCAACAACTAGGCAGCCAAGGGGATGACTACGCTTTTAGCATTGCCGCCGATCGCCTCGGTGGGATTTATATGGCTGGACTAACCTTCGGCGACCTGGGCAGCAGCAACGCCGGAATCGATGACGCTTGGTTAGCGAAATACGACACCAGCGGCAACCAACTCTGGACCAAACAGCTAGGAACCAGTGAGGGCGATCGCGCCTACAAAATGAACACAGACAGCGCAGGCAACATCTACCTCACCGGAACCACCAAAGGCATATTAGGCAAAAACTCTGCCGGAGACTGGGACGCTTGGATTGGCAAATACGACAGCAACGGCAACCAACTCTGGATCCAGCAACTCGGTTCCGCCACCACCGACGAAAGCAGCAGCACCGCCACAGACAACGCGGGCAACACTTACCTCACAGGTGCCACCTGGGGCAACCTAGCGGGCAGCAACGCCGGGAAATGGGACGCTTGGATCGCCCAATACGACAGCAACGGCAATCAAGTCTGGGCAAAACAAATCGGCACCCCGGAAGAAGACCACAGCTATGCGATCGCCGTTGACAACCAAGGCAACGCCTATCTTGCCGGATACACCCAAGGCAACTTATTCGCCCCCAACGCAGGCAACTGGGACGCTTGGATTGCCAAATATGACCGCAACGGCAATCAAATTTGGGGACAACAAATCGGCACCCCCAGCGAAGACCAAGCCAAAGGCATCGCCACAGACAGCCAAGGCAACATTTACCTCACCGGATGGACCGAGGGGGCAATGTCATCAGAAAACCAAGGGTCTTTTGATGCTTGGATGGCCAAATACGACCCCAACGGCAACCAACTTTGGATGCAACAGCTAGGTTCTGCCGGTTCCGAAGGCGCCCTAGACCTAACCATCGACAGCGAAGACCGCATCTACCTGACTGGCAACACCTGGGGAGACTTAGCCAGCCCGAATGCCGGAAACAATGACGCCTGGGCCGCCGAATACAACAGCGACGGCAACCTCCTGTGGAAACGACAGTTAGGCACCGCCGGGGAGGATCTAGCCTTTGGGGTAGCCGTAGGCGAACCGGGGAAACTATATATAGGCGGATGGACTGATGGCGCTTTTACCCAAAACTCTGGGGGGACTGATGCTTGGTTAGCGCAACTGCTACCGAACAATGCCCCCGAACTGTCCGATATCAGCGTAGAAGGAAAAGAAAATCCCCAAATAACGTTCACCGCAGAAAATTTTCTTCAAGCCTTTACCGACAGCAACGGCGACAGCCTGGTAAAAGTGCAAATCACCTCCCTACCAGAAAACGGCAGTTTAACCCTCAATGGCAACCCCGTCACGGAAAATCAAGAAATTGAAACCAGCCAATTAGAAAACCTGAAATTTATCCCCACATTCGGTTTCACCGGCCAAACCAGTTTCACCTGGAATGGCTATGACGGCATGAACTATGCCGCCACTCCAGCCACCGCCAACCTGACTGTAAGCGCTAATCCTAACGAGCCACTAGAAATCGAATGGATTCGCCAGTTCGGGAGTAATAATGACGACTTGTCTCATGGCGTGGCAGTAGATAGCACCGGCAATATTTACCTGACGGGAAGCACACTGGGCGATTTGGGCGGCGCTAATGCCGGAAATAATGACGCCTGGGTAGCCAAATACGACTCACAGGGTAATCAGCTATGGTTGCAGCAGTTCGGGACTAATACTGACGACTACTCCAATGGCGTGGCGGTGGATGATACAGGCAACGTCTACCTGATGGGTCACGTCAATTTTCCTAGCACTGAAGTCTGGATAACCAAATACGACCCAGAAGGCAACCAACTGTGGTTACAGCAGTTCGGGACTAACACCTACCAATTCTACGGTGATATAACGGTAGATAGTGCAGGCAACGTCTACCTGACGGGAGTCACACTGAGCGATTTGGGCGGCGCCACTGCTGGTGGCAATGACGCCTGGGTAGCCAAATACGACCCACAGGGCAACCAAATTTGGTTGCAGCAGTTCGGGACTAATTTTTACGACTACTCAGGTGGCGTAACCGTCGATGCTGGGGACAATGTTTACCTGACAGGAGGAACACTGGGCGATTTGGGCGGCGCCAATGCTGGTGACGAGGACGCCTGGATAGCCAAGTACGACTCGTCGGGCAACCAACTTTGGTTGCAGCAGTTTGGGACTAATTTTATTGACTCCTCCTTTGACGTGGCGGTAGATAGCACCGGCAATGTTTACCTGACGGGAGAGACATCTGGCAATTTGGGCGGCACTGGTCTTGGTGACGTTGACGCCTGGGTAGCCAAATACGACCCACAGGGCAATCAGCTATGGTTGCAGCAGTTCGGGACTAATACTTACGACTCCTCCAATGACGTGAGGGTCGATGCGGCGGGCAATGTCTATTTAACCGGAAAAACCGAAAAGTATTTAGGCGGCTCTAGTGATTTGACCAATGACCGCTGGGTCGCCAAGTACGACCCAGAAGGGAACCAAATTTGGCGGCAGCAGTTCGGGACTGGGACTAGGAATGCCTCCGCAGATGTGGCGTTAGATGACACGGGCAACCTCTATCTGACGGCAAGCACCTATGGCGATTTGGGCGGCCCCAATGCTGGTTTCCGTGACGCTTGGGTAGCCAAACTGAGCCACAATGCACTCCAGGCACCTGTGGAAATTTCGGGTAGCGAAGCGGACGATCGCCTCACTGGAGGGATTGGCAATGAGGTTTTATTGGGCTACGAGGGCAACGACACCCTCAATGGCAATGGCGGTAATGATACCCTCACAGGTGTCAATGGCAGCGATGTTTTCGTTTTGGCTTCCGGTTCCGGCAGCGATGTAATTACGGATTTTGTCGATGGCACCGATATGCTCCAGTTAGCCGGTGATTTGACTTTCGAGCAATTAACCATTCTCCCCGGCACCGACGGAACTTTAATCAATCTGGGCGCTAATTTGTTAGCCACTCTCACCGGCATTGATGCCAGTTTGATTACTCAGGAAGATTTTATCTTCTGA